Proteins from a genomic interval of Callospermophilus lateralis isolate mCalLat2 chromosome 1, mCalLat2.hap1, whole genome shotgun sequence:
- the Slc25a41 gene encoding mitochondrial carrier protein SCaMC-3L isoform X2, which yields MGIALQVLDTGEQLMVPVEVLEVGGERALWKFLLSGAMAGAVSRTGTAPLDRAKVYMQVYSSKTNFMNLLGGLRSMVQEGGVRSLWRGNGINVLKIAPEYAIKFSVFEQCKNYFCGVHGSPPFQERLLAGSLAVAISQTLINPMEVLKTRLTLRRTGQYKGLLDCARQILERDGTRALYRGYLPNMLGIIPYACTDLAVYEMLRCLWLKSGRDMEDPSGLVSLSSVTLSTTCGQMASYPLTLVRTRMQAQDTVEGSNPTMRGVFRRILAQQGWPGLYRGMTPTLLKVLPAGGISYVVYEAMKKTLSV from the exons ATGGGGATTGCACTA CAGGTGCTGGACACAGGGGAGCAGCTGATGGTCCCCGTGGAGGTGCTGGAAGTGGGCGGCGAGAGGGCCCTGTGGAAGTTCCTGCTGTCGGGGGCCATGGCTGGGGCAGTGTCTCGCACAGGCACAGCCCCTCTGGACCGCGCCAAGGTATACATGCAG GTCTACTCCTCCAAGACTAACTTCATGAACCTGCTGGGGGGGCTGCGGAGCATGGTCCAGGAGGGCGGTGTTCGGTCCCTGTGGCGTGGCAACGGCATCAACGTCCTCAAGATCGCCCCTGAGTACGCCATCAAGTTCTCTGTCTTTGAGCAG TGTAAGAATTACTTCTGTGGAGTACATGGGTCCCCACCCTTTCAGGAACGGCTCCTCGCTGGCTCCCTGGCTGTGGCCATCTCTCAGACACTCATCAACCCTATGGAG GTGTTGAAGACAAGGCTGACTCTACGTCGCACGGGTCAATACAAAGGGCTGCTAGACTGCGCCAGGCAGATCTTGGAGCGGGACGGCACCCGTGCTCTTTACCGTGGCTACCTGCCCAACATGCTCGGCATCATCCCCTATGCCTGCACCGACCTGGCTGTCTATGAG ATGCTCCGGTGCTTATGGCTGAAGTCAGGAAGGGACATGGAGGACCCCAGTGGCTTAGTCAGTTTGTCATCTGTAACGCTGTCCACAACCTGTGGCCAGATGGCCAGTTATCCTCTGACTTTGGTGCGCACCCGGATGCAGGCACAAG ACACCGTGGAAGGTTCAAACCCCACCATGCGTGGCGTCTTTCGGCGGATCTTGGCCCAGCAGGGCTGGCCGGGGCTGTACCGAGGCATGACCCCCACGTTGCTGAAGGTGTTGCCAGCGGGTGGCATCAGCTATGTGGTATACGAGGCCATGAAGAAAACCCTGAGTGTATAG
- the Slc25a41 gene encoding mitochondrial carrier protein SCaMC-3L isoform X1, translating into MGVGPEETEKPCSRVQTLFRRVKTLLAEEPPPPLPPPPPPPPPPSWNPGCAHVYGYVFGHVLENNLEHLPSQPVLDTGEQLMVPVEVLEVGGERALWKFLLSGAMAGAVSRTGTAPLDRAKVYMQVYSSKTNFMNLLGGLRSMVQEGGVRSLWRGNGINVLKIAPEYAIKFSVFEQCKNYFCGVHGSPPFQERLLAGSLAVAISQTLINPMEVLKTRLTLRRTGQYKGLLDCARQILERDGTRALYRGYLPNMLGIIPYACTDLAVYEMLRCLWLKSGRDMEDPSGLVSLSSVTLSTTCGQMASYPLTLVRTRMQAQDTVEGSNPTMRGVFRRILAQQGWPGLYRGMTPTLLKVLPAGGISYVVYEAMKKTLSV; encoded by the exons ATGGGAGTTGGTCCTGAAGAAACCGAGAAGCCCTGCTCTAGGGTCCAGACCCTGTTTAGGAGGGTCAAGACCCTGCTTGCTGAAGAGCCACCCCCGCCTCTGCCAccgcccccacccccgcccccgcccccctcCTGGAACCCAGGCTGTGCACACGTGTATGGCTACGTATTTGGGCACGTGCTTGAAAACAACCTGGAACATCTCCCGTCACAGCCG GTGCTGGACACAGGGGAGCAGCTGATGGTCCCCGTGGAGGTGCTGGAAGTGGGCGGCGAGAGGGCCCTGTGGAAGTTCCTGCTGTCGGGGGCCATGGCTGGGGCAGTGTCTCGCACAGGCACAGCCCCTCTGGACCGCGCCAAGGTATACATGCAG GTCTACTCCTCCAAGACTAACTTCATGAACCTGCTGGGGGGGCTGCGGAGCATGGTCCAGGAGGGCGGTGTTCGGTCCCTGTGGCGTGGCAACGGCATCAACGTCCTCAAGATCGCCCCTGAGTACGCCATCAAGTTCTCTGTCTTTGAGCAG TGTAAGAATTACTTCTGTGGAGTACATGGGTCCCCACCCTTTCAGGAACGGCTCCTCGCTGGCTCCCTGGCTGTGGCCATCTCTCAGACACTCATCAACCCTATGGAG GTGTTGAAGACAAGGCTGACTCTACGTCGCACGGGTCAATACAAAGGGCTGCTAGACTGCGCCAGGCAGATCTTGGAGCGGGACGGCACCCGTGCTCTTTACCGTGGCTACCTGCCCAACATGCTCGGCATCATCCCCTATGCCTGCACCGACCTGGCTGTCTATGAG ATGCTCCGGTGCTTATGGCTGAAGTCAGGAAGGGACATGGAGGACCCCAGTGGCTTAGTCAGTTTGTCATCTGTAACGCTGTCCACAACCTGTGGCCAGATGGCCAGTTATCCTCTGACTTTGGTGCGCACCCGGATGCAGGCACAAG ACACCGTGGAAGGTTCAAACCCCACCATGCGTGGCGTCTTTCGGCGGATCTTGGCCCAGCAGGGCTGGCCGGGGCTGTACCGAGGCATGACCCCCACGTTGCTGAAGGTGTTGCCAGCGGGTGGCATCAGCTATGTGGTATACGAGGCCATGAAGAAAACCCTGAGTGTATAG
- the Khsrp gene encoding far upstream element-binding protein 2 isoform X1, producing the protein MSDYSTGGPPPGPPPPAGGGGGAGGAGGGPPPGPPGAGDRGGGGPGGGGPGGGSAGGPSQPPGGGGPGIRKDAFADAVQRARQIAAKIGGDAATTVNNSTPDFGFGGQKRQLEDGDQPESKKLASQGDSISSQLGPIHPPPRTSMTEEYRVPDGMVGLIIGRGGEQINKIQQDSGCKVQISPDSGGLPERSVSLTGAPESVQKAKMMLDDIVSRGRGGPPGQFHDNANGGQNGTVQEIMIPAGKAGLVIGKGGETIKQLQERAGVKMILIQDGSQNTNVDKPLRIIGDPYKVQQACEMVMDILRERDQGGFGDRNEYGSRIGGGIDVPVPRHSVGVVIGRSGEMIKKIQNDAGVRIQFKQDDGTGPEKIAHIMGPPDRCEHAARIINDLLQSLRSGPPGPPGGPGMPPGGRGRGRGQGSWGPPGGEMTFSIPTHKCGLVIGRGGENVKAINQQTGAFVEISRQLPPNGDPNFKLFIIRGSPQQIDHAKQLIEEKIEGPLCPVGPGPGGPGPAGPMGPFNPGPFNQGPPGAPPHAGGPPPHQYPPQGWGNTYPQWQPPAPHDPNKAAAAAADPNAAWAAYYSHYYQQPPGPVPGPAPAPAAPPTQGEPPQPPPTGQSDYTKAWEEYYKKIGQQPQQPGAPPQQDYTKAWEEYYKKQAQVATGGGPAAPPGSQPDYSAAWAEYYRQQAAYYGQTPGPGGPQPPPTQQGQQQASGNCHPPPPPFSFQPPATVHPALVGSAGNPFPCGVCP; encoded by the exons ATGTCGGACTACAGCACTGGAGGACCCCCGCCCGGGCCGCCGCCGCCTGCCGGCGGGGGCGGAGGAGCCGGGGGCGCCGGGGGAGGCCCTCCGCCGGGCCCGCCGGGTGCGGGAGACCGGGGCGGCGGCGGCCCGGGCGGCGGCGGCCCGGGCGGAGGTTCGGCCGGGGGCCCCTCGCAGCCGCCCGGTGGGGGCGGCCCGGGGATCCGCAAGGACGCCTTCGCTGACGCCGTGCAGCGGGCCCGCCAG ATTGCAGCCAAAATTGGAGGTGATGCTGCTACAACCGTGAATAACAGCACTCCTGATTTTGGTTTTGGGGGCCAAAAGAGACAGTTGGAAGATGGAG ATCAGCCGGAGAGCAAGAAGCTGGCTTCCCAGGGAGACT CAATCAGTTCTCAACTTGGACCTATCCATCCTCCCCCAAG GACTTCAATGACAGAAGAGTACAGGGTCCCAGATGGCATGGTGGGCCTAA TCATTGGCAGAGGAGGCGAACAAATTAACAAAATCCAGCAAGATTCAGGCTGCAAAGTACAGATCTCTCCAG ACAGTGGTGGCCTACCTGAGCGCAGCGTGTCCCTGACAGGAGCCCCTGAGTCTGTCCA GAAAGCGAAGATGATGCTGGATGACATTGTGTCTCGGGGTCGTGGGGGTCCCCCAGGACAGTTCCACGACAATGCCAATGGGGGCCAGAATGGCACTGTGCAGGAGATCATGATCCCTGCAGGCAAGGCTGGCCTGGTCATCGGCAAAGGCGGGGAGACAATTAAGCAGCTACAG GAACGTGCTGGAGTGAAGATGATCTTGATTCAGGATGGTTCCCAGAATACGAATGTGGACAAGCCCCTCCGTATCATTGGGGATCCTTATAAAGTGCAG CAAGCTTGTGAGATGGTGATGGACATCCTCCGAGAACGTGACCAAGGAGGCTTTGGGGATCGAAATGAGTATGGATCCCGGATTGGTGGGGGAATTGAT GTGCCTGTGCCCAGGCATTCTGTTGGGGTGGTCATTGGCCGGAGTGGAGAAATGATCAagaagattcagaatgatgctggtGTGCGGATACAGTTCAAGCAAG ATGACGGGACGGGACCTGAAAAGATCGCTCACATCATGGGTCCCCCAGACAGATGTGAGCATGCTGCCCGGATTATCAATGATCTCCTCCAGAGCCTCAGG AGTGGTCCCCCGGGCCCTCCTGGGGGCCCTGGCATGCCCCCCGGGGGCCGGGGCCGAGGACGAGGCCAAGGCAGCTGGGGCCCTCCTGGTGGGGAGATGACCTTCTCCATTCCCACCCACAAATGTGGGCTGGTCATTGGCAGAG GCGGCGAGAATGTGAAAGCCATAAACCAACAAACGGGCGCCTTTGTGGAGATCTCTCGGCAGCTGCCACCCAATGGAGACCCCAACTTCAAACTGTTCATCATCCGGGGCTCACCCCAGCAGATTGACCATGCCAAGCAGCTCATTGAGGAAAAGATTGAG GGTCCGCTCTGCCCAGTTGGACCAGGCCCTGGGGGACCAGGCCCTGCTGGCCCCATGGGGCCCTTCAACCCTGGACCCTTCAATCAGGGGCCACCAGGGGCTCCCCCACA TGCTGGTGGCCCCCCTCCTCACCAGTACCCGCCCCAAGGCTGGGGCAATACCTATCCCCAATGGCAACCGCCTGCTCCTCATGACCCAA ATAAGGCTGCTGCAGCAGCTGCAGACCCCAACGCCGCCTGGGCCGCCTACTACTCACACTACTACCAGCAGCCCCCAGGCCCTGTTCCGGGCCCCGCCCCGGCTCCTGCAGCACCGCCCACTCAGGGGGAGCCTCCGCAGCCCCCACCCACTGGCCAATCGGACTACACTAAGGCCTGGGAAGAGTATTACAAAAAGATAG GCCAGCAGCCCCAGCAGCCCGGAGCACCCCCGCAGCAAGACTACACGAAGGCCTGGGAGGAGTACTACAAGAAGCAAG CGCAAGTGGCCACCGGAGGGGGTCCCGCAGCACCCCCAGGATCCCAGCCAGACTACAGTGCCGCCTGGGCGGAGTATTACAGACAGCAGGCCGCTTACTACGGACAGACTCCAGGTCCTGGTGGCCCCCAGCCGCCTCCCACCCAGCAGGGACAGCAGCAG
- the Khsrp gene encoding far upstream element-binding protein 2 isoform X2, producing MSDYSTGGPPPGPPPPAGGGGGAGGAGGGPPPGPPGAGDRGGGGPGGGGPGGGSAGGPSQPPGGGGPGIRKDAFADAVQRARQIAAKIGGDAATTVNNSTPDFGFGGQKRQLEDGDQPESKKLASQGDSISSQLGPIHPPPRTSMTEEYRVPDGMVGLIIGRGGEQINKIQQDSGCKVQISPDSGGLPERSVSLTGAPESVQKAKMMLDDIVSRGRGGPPGQFHDNANGGQNGTVQEIMIPAGKAGLVIGKGGETIKQLQERAGVKMILIQDGSQNTNVDKPLRIIGDPYKVQQACEMVMDILRERDQGGFGDRNEYGSRIGGGIDVPVPRHSVGVVIGRSGEMIKKIQNDAGVRIQFKQDDGTGPEKIAHIMGPPDRCEHAARIINDLLQSLRSGPPGPPGGPGMPPGGRGRGRGQGSWGPPGGEMTFSIPTHKCGLVIGRGGENVKAINQQTGAFVEISRQLPPNGDPNFKLFIIRGSPQQIDHAKQLIEEKIEGPLCPVGPGPGGPGPAGPMGPFNPGPFNQGPPGAPPHAGGPPPHQYPPQGWGNTYPQWQPPAPHDPNKAAAAAADPNAAWAAYYSHYYQQPPGPVPGPAPAPAAPPTQGEPPQPPPTGQSDYTKAWEEYYKKIGQQPQQPGAPPQQDYTKAWEEYYKKQAQVATGGGPAAPPGSQPDYSAAWAEYYRQQAAYYGQTPGPGGPQPPPTQQGQQQAQ from the exons ATGTCGGACTACAGCACTGGAGGACCCCCGCCCGGGCCGCCGCCGCCTGCCGGCGGGGGCGGAGGAGCCGGGGGCGCCGGGGGAGGCCCTCCGCCGGGCCCGCCGGGTGCGGGAGACCGGGGCGGCGGCGGCCCGGGCGGCGGCGGCCCGGGCGGAGGTTCGGCCGGGGGCCCCTCGCAGCCGCCCGGTGGGGGCGGCCCGGGGATCCGCAAGGACGCCTTCGCTGACGCCGTGCAGCGGGCCCGCCAG ATTGCAGCCAAAATTGGAGGTGATGCTGCTACAACCGTGAATAACAGCACTCCTGATTTTGGTTTTGGGGGCCAAAAGAGACAGTTGGAAGATGGAG ATCAGCCGGAGAGCAAGAAGCTGGCTTCCCAGGGAGACT CAATCAGTTCTCAACTTGGACCTATCCATCCTCCCCCAAG GACTTCAATGACAGAAGAGTACAGGGTCCCAGATGGCATGGTGGGCCTAA TCATTGGCAGAGGAGGCGAACAAATTAACAAAATCCAGCAAGATTCAGGCTGCAAAGTACAGATCTCTCCAG ACAGTGGTGGCCTACCTGAGCGCAGCGTGTCCCTGACAGGAGCCCCTGAGTCTGTCCA GAAAGCGAAGATGATGCTGGATGACATTGTGTCTCGGGGTCGTGGGGGTCCCCCAGGACAGTTCCACGACAATGCCAATGGGGGCCAGAATGGCACTGTGCAGGAGATCATGATCCCTGCAGGCAAGGCTGGCCTGGTCATCGGCAAAGGCGGGGAGACAATTAAGCAGCTACAG GAACGTGCTGGAGTGAAGATGATCTTGATTCAGGATGGTTCCCAGAATACGAATGTGGACAAGCCCCTCCGTATCATTGGGGATCCTTATAAAGTGCAG CAAGCTTGTGAGATGGTGATGGACATCCTCCGAGAACGTGACCAAGGAGGCTTTGGGGATCGAAATGAGTATGGATCCCGGATTGGTGGGGGAATTGAT GTGCCTGTGCCCAGGCATTCTGTTGGGGTGGTCATTGGCCGGAGTGGAGAAATGATCAagaagattcagaatgatgctggtGTGCGGATACAGTTCAAGCAAG ATGACGGGACGGGACCTGAAAAGATCGCTCACATCATGGGTCCCCCAGACAGATGTGAGCATGCTGCCCGGATTATCAATGATCTCCTCCAGAGCCTCAGG AGTGGTCCCCCGGGCCCTCCTGGGGGCCCTGGCATGCCCCCCGGGGGCCGGGGCCGAGGACGAGGCCAAGGCAGCTGGGGCCCTCCTGGTGGGGAGATGACCTTCTCCATTCCCACCCACAAATGTGGGCTGGTCATTGGCAGAG GCGGCGAGAATGTGAAAGCCATAAACCAACAAACGGGCGCCTTTGTGGAGATCTCTCGGCAGCTGCCACCCAATGGAGACCCCAACTTCAAACTGTTCATCATCCGGGGCTCACCCCAGCAGATTGACCATGCCAAGCAGCTCATTGAGGAAAAGATTGAG GGTCCGCTCTGCCCAGTTGGACCAGGCCCTGGGGGACCAGGCCCTGCTGGCCCCATGGGGCCCTTCAACCCTGGACCCTTCAATCAGGGGCCACCAGGGGCTCCCCCACA TGCTGGTGGCCCCCCTCCTCACCAGTACCCGCCCCAAGGCTGGGGCAATACCTATCCCCAATGGCAACCGCCTGCTCCTCATGACCCAA ATAAGGCTGCTGCAGCAGCTGCAGACCCCAACGCCGCCTGGGCCGCCTACTACTCACACTACTACCAGCAGCCCCCAGGCCCTGTTCCGGGCCCCGCCCCGGCTCCTGCAGCACCGCCCACTCAGGGGGAGCCTCCGCAGCCCCCACCCACTGGCCAATCGGACTACACTAAGGCCTGGGAAGAGTATTACAAAAAGATAG GCCAGCAGCCCCAGCAGCCCGGAGCACCCCCGCAGCAAGACTACACGAAGGCCTGGGAGGAGTACTACAAGAAGCAAG CGCAAGTGGCCACCGGAGGGGGTCCCGCAGCACCCCCAGGATCCCAGCCAGACTACAGTGCCGCCTGGGCGGAGTATTACAGACAGCAGGCCGCTTACTACGGACAGACTCCAGGTCCTGGTGGCCCCCAGCCGCCTCCCACCCAGCAGGGACAGCAGCAG